A window from Anoplolepis gracilipes chromosome 15, ASM4749672v1, whole genome shotgun sequence encodes these proteins:
- the LOC140674164 gene encoding uncharacterized protein — translation MSSLPPCPHHSTTTTRLLDYYESVLPRTSTNRNQNCNSKNSTLSIRPNFKKKMTEIQQIRDRKIRSSNYFFNRINKINGIKRAKDVIRDLERHGPAGLLHIIILSNIIGKPIQIWDANGSLNRIIGKGKAGCPVDIEYHAINSEQIGHWTLKNGKDPDNISIDLNNCLFSVIGSQIGHNPSKLRKWTILNLKSNFRKLANLMAKILRLEKDGKIILMIGGARYDGTSSNDAKIILDRSQDQPCHGYPSRGHPRQHALHPSDVNVINYSIQHRSRKSGFLSQTDQDHVAHLALSTREAQNAMRTLNNGGTSVYVEIDSIHLRKNQNNVPRAREYINGELTKEGEIKTVAFVLRHHIGQYNNPNADVFVLTFYPKI, via the exons ACCTCGAACTTCCACAAATCGAAATCAAAATTGCAATTCCAAAAATAGCACTTTATCCATTCGACccaactttaaaaaaaaaatgaccgAGATTCAACAAATTCGCGATAGAAAAATTCGATCAtccaattatttctttaatcgcATAAATAAGATTAACGGGATTAAACGTGCGAAGGACGTTATACGAGATCTGGAACGTCATGGGCCAGCTGGTTTATTACATATCATCATCTTAAGTAATATAATTGGAAAACCCATACAAATATGGGATGCTAATGGTAGCTTAAATAGAATCATCGGTAAAGGAAAAGCGGGATGTCCCGTAGACATCGAATATCATGCGATCAATTCGGAACAGATAG GCCATTGGACTTTGAAAAACGGAAAAGATCCCGATAACATCTCCATCGATTTAAACAACTGTCTCTTTTCGGTGATCGGCTCTCAAATCGGACATAATCCATCGAAACTTCGTAAATGgacgatattaaatttaaagagcAACTTTCGGAAGTTGGCTAATCTAATGGCTAAGATCCTAAGATTGGAGAAAGATGGCAAGATAATCTTGATGATCGGTGGGGCTCGTTATGACGGTACCTCGTCCAACGATGCCAAGATAATCTTAGACAGGTCGCAGGATCAGCCGTGCCACGGATATCCGAGTCGAGGCCATCCCAGACAACACGCCTTACATCCATCTGACGTTAACGTCATTAACTATTCTATACAACATAGAAGTAGGAAGTCAGGTTTTTTATCACAAACTGATCAGGACCATGTCGCCCATCTGGCCTTGTCAACAAGAGAAGCTCAGAATGCGATGAGGACACTCAATAACGGTGGAACATCGGTATATGTAGAAATTGATTCTATACATTTAaggaaaaatcaaaataatgtgCCTAGAGcaagagaatatattaatgGAGAGCTGACAAAAGAAGGCGAAATAAAAACAGTGGCCTTCGTGTTGAGACATCATATAGGCCAGTACAATAATCCGAATGCAGATGTTTTCGTGCTTACATTTTACCCCAAAATTTAg
- the LOC140673806 gene encoding nucleolar pre-ribosomal-associated protein 1, whose translation MCEGNKHAVMDDAAGKPKKARKRISQSENATPTKKTRVNGFIEKELARDVDSTKNDTRDVTRNETRDELDGRSLRTLLSSPSGLDTLRRFVTICNENKEKDLAAEYLLAGGGILEVLRLLEFSDKKNIGSAIAVFSAINTLLMKILAEYPQYQNSAVEACRHLLNSYMSIIHSMLSVQSNIKQRKVVLRLLTGIVSLDNSLSRELLAHLSLQQNVLEILTQHVKPTDPQNVRTCFIHFILAFLVEGNSSVIKTLLDKRNLLTCIFSDLLYDSKDIVTLILTTVKTYILENTSITKTIKLHVFSTSVVLNLISLYNWKGPTNWPKNKTHHSGESEDFLADKVIVNDAVHEFLITLLTSHRYGIIFHDRTLGGSRSKHNQLVHTVLQNLEKPWEHEKPSDLVIKIMVACPDLIRSQYAVVEPFLEPRVSSKWICLLRFVKKVIESLDPASYIKTCTMELDANRLINTLLSLIVPDIIIKSAILPGLSHDSLLVRHEILSLLLAMTSQVKIICSTFHNIFTIQNQITDFILRIIPNLETILKVWNQAFEADVNMINSESTENIQNPDLLDHLNVILNVLHSYKDICPELLDNSMTLQPNVLLSNLNNLQDDKEEDGGVKLTKVNCMKVKAIQFLLALDFSIFAPKEKTFKKALSFLISLIHQTALSAESYDATRTLLNSTGLFETCNNELDIWIDGFSMITDPKEKEELTFWFMSVLKSCIKHTDKYINCITQAEEMLNDQVVSLDVKAEDVINELFDKANNSPTSCKEEFVTVESSLINGRLNFDVKRDNIINYNLDKLNEENSKVAIKHKYTMQSNEQMINLEEVKKMENEINLLLDKLNLNSVLSNTNGYSLLLSKVASGSLTSINEFVNFDRKKTDDVIGHPFNKFSKENLNPCKMQACTLMSPLLCCALEKITKNHSTVILSYISYVTVHALHYQIVPNVLVYMAIDLADLPIYKYLQSWSSNGQPVSLKNKLSSLKLLHKLSNMLLTNSEMDVTEFFKLSGDDHEYCFKYGDKEITIKHSLSSHDVKHLVRMTVFYLAQLAQRGLLQRIQNENCKILLVSLLNITQFLSKKSVKILEENIKCIFTHPILLHYFSPFCGKMLEDSTENMITQTILKLCEVVVSFFEKHDGAEAYNIFFAFRNKFITQLENIIEKVPLVACNNDYDIALLKVLQLRVQDIASLLLTLTKLEKIVFISKDNQSLSIFGNIVPVLLDMYCSEESKLQCNQCNALNEQFVERLSLHLVYLKSNKVQFVERWEQALAKYLSIFPRNIAGVSSEAFVLLLTKGITASTIQLIAILIVRNTRLIPSLMKYLLKMKNVKQGDIVFPILGSNLEYKWNEKFLQSLYKCYGGDIAAYLTEPRNPVPWIEENATAIAYLIENTFDRSLCEKTCDSISQNGDRLDMVSVYFVQLLESLYKKYENLITVKGKPLTDLTLILLHVMTSTLKKESKNIEKIKVLCKKLDNTVVCLRKIKRNFIFSSLSKSYSWPQFTRFSLKLGLKDAKDEEIQSNILKNLSNLCDIAYQDNENDEYAKTLFEMATSHSEFVNVMLSSSIVKDNLVELLRILIRKNQSVITVSHVPLYLAAYNATLSIADQRILQILRYYEAHGVKIQQYWPYLWGSAAATRYSVKGETDTVLWRQPSTSEIFNLFDKDIVNETIRNYPIHRTLEADELHDNNKVYDPAFYLPLLCSLLTENNVIACHKVNQSGALALVFAACCSDSSDIRLAAYTVISRYYFHLEASKSKDKLLWMRLIDALRNGIVLLKCPLKDIRLSCLVTTFLARASLIVSQPLHPLYSSLHTFLMAKPALDLNTIPELLELLHSSQVEHNVRRYWILENIRDGMRHMGDVDVALKCVLFRMLLDYHTSILSDTKTKKLILEVIASTTKIPRASLLLARGYGLLPWLHEIIHRDEEVCKREIGTIFSIIKNLLNSLDASTEDVIHYKFLLFRILLRLKAC comes from the exons CGTGACGATATGCAACGAAAACAAGGAAAAGGACCTCGCCGCGGAGTACTTGCTCGCTGGTGGTGGTATTCTCGAAGTCTTGAGGTTATTAGAGTTCTCTGACAAGAAGAATATTGGCAGTGCCATTGCCGTTTTTTCCGCAATTAACACCTTACTCATGAA AATCTTGGCGGAATATCCTCAATATCAGAATAGCGCAGTGGAAGCCTGTCGCCACTTATTGAACTCGTACATGTCCATTATACACTCGATGCTTTCAGTTCAAAGCAATATCAAGCAGCGTAAGGTGGTATTGAGGTTGCTCACAGGGATAGTGTCCTTGGATAATAGTTTATCCAGAGAGTTACTTGCACATCTGTCACTGCAACAAAATGTACTAGAGATTTTAACGCAACACGTCAAGCCCACAGATCCTCAAAATGTCAGGACATGTTTCATCCATTTTATTCTTGCTTTTCTTGTGGAAGGAAACTCATCAGTGATTAAAACATTGTTGGATAAGCGTAATTTGCTCACCTGCATCTTCTCAGATCTGTTGTATGATTCCAAGGATATTGTTACTCTGATTCTGACCACTGTGAAGacatatattttagagaaCACGAGTATCACCAAAACGATCAAGCTACATGTATTCTCTACATCTGTTGTATTGAATCTAATATCACTATACAACTGGAAAGGTCCAACCAATTGGCCCAAAAATAAAACTCATCATTCTGGTGAGAGCGAAGACTTTCTGGCAGACAAAGTG ATCGTTAATGATGCAGTTCATGAATTCCTAATCACTCTACTGACGTCACATCGTTATGGAATTATTTTCCACGATCGAACACTAGGTGGTTCACGAAGTAAGCATAATCAGCTGGTGCATACGGTTCTTCAGAATTTGGAAAAACCTTGGGAACATGAAAAGCCATCGGATTtagttatcaaaataatggTGGCTTGCCCAGATCTTATACGTTCGCAGTATGCTGTTGTTGAGCCGTTTCTCGAACCCCGTGTGTCATCCAAGTGGATTTGTCTTCTCAGATTTGTAAAGAAG GTAATCGAATCACTCGATCCGGCCAGTTATATCAAGACTTGTACTATGGAATTAGATGCAAATAGATTGATAAACACGCTATTGTCCTTGATAGTTccagatataattataaaaagcgCTATCTTACCAGGATTAAGTCACGATAGTCTGCTTGTCAGACATGAGATTTTGTCTCTTCTCCTAGCAATGACTTCTCAGGTTAAAATCATTTGTTCCACCTTCCACAATATATTCACAATTCAAAACCAAATAACGGATTTCATTCTGAGGATTATTCCCAACTTGGAAACGATTTTAAAAGTATGGAACCAAGCCTTCGAAGCTGAtgttaatatgataaattcgGAAAGCactgaaaatattcaaaatccAGACTTGTTGGATCATCTTAATGTCATCTTGAATGTTCTTCACTCATACAAGGATATATGTCCAGAATTACTAGATAATTCGATGACTTTGCAACCGAATGTACTTCTATCAAACCTAAATAATCTCCAGGATGATAAAGAAGAGGATGGAGGAGTCAAATTAACGAAGGTGAACTGCATGAAGGTGAAAGCCATACAATTCCTACTCGCTTTGGATTTTTCCATCTTCGCACCTAAAGAGAAAACATTCAAGAAAgctctttcttttttgatatctttgaTTCATCAAACAGCATTATCAGCAGAAAGTTACGATGCTACTAGAACGTTATTAAACTCGACAGGCTTGTTTGAAACTTGCAACAATGAGCTGGATATTTGGATTGATGGTTTCTCGATGATAACCGATcctaaagagaaagaggaattGACATTCTGGTTTATGTCTGTTTTAAAAAGTTGCATTAAACAtactgataaatatataaactgtaTAACACAAGCGGAAGAAATGTTAAATGACCAGGTGGTTAGTCTCGATGTAAAAGCAGAAGATGTAATTAATGAGTTATTTGATAAGGCCAATAACAGTCCAACTTCTTGCAAAGAAGAATTTGTCACAGTAGAATCGTCTTTAATTAATGgaagattaaattttgatgtaaaaagagataatataattaattataatctcgaCAAACTTAACGAAGAAAATTCGAAAGTCGCCATTAAACATAAGTACACAATGCAGAGTAATGAGCAAATGATTAATCTTGAAGAAGTAAAGAAAATGGAAAACGAAATCAATCTGCTACTTGATAAGTTAAATCTCAATAGTGTTCTTTCTAATACTAATGGTTATTCTCTTCTTTTAAGTAAAGTTGCCTCTGGATCGTTGACTTCAATTAatgaatttgttaattttgacagaaagaaAACCGATGATGTGATCGGTCATCCCTTTAACAAGTTTAgcaaagaaaatcttaatccTTGCAAAATGCAAGCTTGTACGTTGATGTCACCACTTTTGTGTTGCGCTCTTGAAAAGATAACAAAAAATCACTCCACTGTTATCTTGAGTTATATATCCTATGTTACAGTTCACGCTCTACATTATCAGATCGTTCCGAATGTATTGGTTTATATGGCGATAGATTTGGCCGATTTGcctatttataaatacttgcAAAGTTGGTCGAGTAACGGGCAACCAGTTTCCTTGAAAAATAAGCTTTCATCCttgaaattattacacaaaCTAAGTAATATGTTGCTAACAAATTCCGAGATGGATGTTACTGAATTTTTCAAGCTGTCTGGTGATGATCACGAGTACTGCTTCAAATATGGCGACAAAGAAATCACTATCAAGCACTCTTTGTCTTCGCATGATGTCAAGCATCTGGTGAGAATGACTGTATTTTATTTAGCGCAGTTAGCTCAGCGCGGACTCTTGCAACGGATCCAGAACGAAAACTGCAAAATCTTGCTggtttctttattaaatattacacaatttttaagtaaaaaaagcGTGAAGATACTTGAagaaaacataaaatgtatctttACGCATCCTATTCTGTTGCATTATTTCTCGCCATTTTGTGGAAAAATGTTGGAAGATTCGACCGAAAATATGATAACTCAAACTATCCTAAAACTCTGTGAAGTTGTTGTGTCCTTTTTCGAGAAACACGATGGAGCAGAAGCCTATAACATCTTCTTTGCATTTAGAAATAAGTTTATTACTCAACTGGAAAACATTATTGAAAAAGTTCCTTTAGTAGCTTGCAATAATGATTACGACATTGCACTATTGAAAGTATTGCAATTAAGAGTACAAGATATCGCGAGTTTGCTACTTACTTTGACGAAGCTGGAGAAAATCGTATTTATTTCAAAGGATAATCAAAGTTTGTCCATATTCGGAAATATTGTTCCAGTATTGTTGGACATGTATTGCAGCGAGGAGTCAAAATTGCAATGCAATCAATGTAATGCATTAAACGAACAGTTTGTAGAAAGATTGAGCCTGCATCTGGTGTATCTGAAGTCTAATAAAGTACAATTTGTAGAAAGATGGGAGCAAGCTCTGGCAAAATACTTGTCCATCTTTCCACGTAATATTGCCGGTGTCAGCAGTGAAGCTTTTGTATTACTGTTAACGAAAGGCATTACTGCTTCTACTATTCAACTGATAGCGATCTTAATCGTCAGAAATACCAGATTAATTCCGTCGTTAATGAAATATCTTCTCAAGATGAAGAATGTGAAACAAGGAGATATTGTGTTTCCAATATTGGGCAGCAACTTGGAATACAAGTGGAAcgaaaaatttcttcaaagtCTTTACAAGTGTTACGGAGGTGATATTGCTGCCTATCTAACCGAGCCACGAAATCCTGTTCCCTGGATCGAAGAAAACGCCACAGCGATCGCCTATCTCATTGAGAACACTTTCGATCGTTCCTTATGTGAGAAAACTTGTGACAGTATTTCCCAGAACGGCGATAGACTAGACATGGTGTCCGTTTATTTCGTGCAATTGTTGGAAAGTCTGTACAAGAAGTACGAAAATTTGATAACGGTCAAAGGAAAGCCTTTAACCGATCTGACATTGATATTATTGCACGTAATGACCTCAACACTGAAGAAGGAGTCGAAGAACATTGAAAAGATCAAAGTATTATGCAAGAAGCTTGACAATACAGTGGTTTGTTTAAGAAAGATTAAACGCAACTTTATCTTCAGTTCACTGAGCAAGAGTTATTCGTGGCCGCAATTTACCAGATTCTCCTTGAAATTAGGTCTGAAAGACGCTAAGGATGAAGAGATACAGtcgaatatattgaaaaatctaaGCAATTTATGCGATATCGCGTATCAAGATAATGAGAATGACGAATATGCGAAGACGTTATTCGAAATGGCAACGTCCCATTCAGAGTTTGTTAACGTTATGCTCAGCTCATCTATCGTTAAAG acAATCTGGTCGAATTACTCAGGATACTCATTCGAAAAAATCAATCTGTAATAACTGTCTCGCATGTGCCTCTTTATCTCGCAGCTTACAACGCCACTCTTAGCATCGCTGATCAGCGCATTTTGCAG ATTCTTCGATATTATGAGGCTCACGGCGTTAAAATTCAACAATACTGGCCTTATTTATGGGGAAGCGCCGCGGCAACGCGTTACAGTGTAAAGGGAGAGACCGATACTGTCCTCTGGAGACAACCTTCCACTTCTGAGATTTTTAACTTGTTCGATAAGGACATCGTCAACGAGACCATAAGAAATTATCCTATCCATAGAACATTGGAA GCTGATGAATTACATGACAACAATAAAGTGTACGATCCAGCATTTTATCTGCCATTGCTGTGTTCTTTATTGAcggaaaataatgttattgcGTGTCACAAAGTAAATCAGAGCGGCGCATTAGCATTGGTATTCGCTGCATGTTGCAGTGATTCGAGCGATATTCGATTGGCAGCATACACCGTCATCTCTAGATACTATTTTCACTTGGAAGCGTCTAA AtcgaaagataaattattgtgGATGCGTCTGATCGATGCTTTACGAAATGGCATCGTACTCCTGAAGTGTCCGTTAAAGGACATTCGTCTGAGTTGCCTGGTGACTACTTTCCTCGCCAGGGCTTCGTTGATCGTCAGTCAACCTCTGCATCCGCTTTACTCGTCACTGCATACCTTCCTAATGGCCAAACCTGCATTGGATTTAAATACCATACCAGAACTGTTAGAGTTATTGCACAGTTCACAAGTGGAGCACAATGTCCGTCGATATTGGATCTTGGAGAACATTCGGGACGGCATGAGACACATGGGCGATGTAGACGTAGCTTTAAAATGCGTATTGTTCAGAATGCTGCTAGATTATCACACTAGCATACTATCGGACACCAAGACTAAG aaactgATCTTGGAAGTGATCGCTTCTACTACCAAAATTCCCAGGGCATCCTTACTTCTCGCACGAGGATACGGTTTACTTCCTTGGCTGCACGAAATTATTCATCGCGACGAGGAAGTTTGTAAGAGGGAAATTGGAActatttttagtataattaaaaatctactGAATAGCTTAGACGCTTCGACAGAGGACGTTATTCATtacaaatttctattatttagaatCCTTCTGCGATTAAAAGCATGTTGA